A window from Citrus sinensis cultivar Valencia sweet orange chromosome 3, DVS_A1.0, whole genome shotgun sequence encodes these proteins:
- the LOC102622735 gene encoding LIM domain-containing protein PLIM2b isoform X1, with amino-acid sequence MAFTGTLDKCKACDKTVYVVDMLSLEGMPYHKSCFKCSHCKGTLVMSNYSSMDGVLYCKPHFEQLFKESGNFSKNFQTGTKAEKQMELQNRTPSKLSSLFSGTQDKCAACEKTVYPLEKVTMEGDCFHKTCFRCAHGGCPLTHSSYAALDGVLYCKHHFAQLFMEKGNYSHVLKAANHKRTASSSSTSPAEQIENKPDDESGAEDQTEEQS; translated from the exons ATGGCATTCACTGGAACTCTTGACAAATGCAAGGCCTGTGATAAGACTGTTTATGTTGTTGACATGTTGTCCCTTGAAGGAATGCCTTATCATAAATCCTGCTTCAAATGCAGCCATTGCAAAGGAACTCTTGTG ATGAGCAACTACTCATCCATGGATGGAGTCCTCTACTGCAAGCCTCATTTCGAGCAACTTTTCAAGGAATCTGGCAATTTTAGCAAGAATTTTCAGACCG GAACAAAAGCTGAGAAACAAATGGAGCTG CAGAATAGAACCCCCAGCAAACTCTCCTCCTTGTTCAGTGGAACCCAAGACAAATGTGCTGCTTGTGAGAAAACTGTGTATCCCTTGGAGAAG GTGACCATGGAAGGAGATTGTTTCCACAAGACATGCTTCAGATGTGCTCATGGAGGTTGCCCTCTCACGCACTCATCATATGCTGCTCTTGATGGAGTTCTTTACTGCAAGCATCACTTTGCTCAGCTCTTCATGGAGAAAGGCAATTACAGCCATGTCCTCAAGGCCGCTAACCACAAAAGaactgcttcttcttcttctacatCCCCTGCTGAACAAATTGAGAATAAACCAGATGATGAATCTGGTGCCGAAGACCAGACAGAGGAGCAATCTTAA
- the LOC102622735 gene encoding LIM domain-containing protein PLIM2b isoform X2 — translation MAFTGTLDKCKACDKTVYVVDMLSLEGMPYHKSCFKCSHCKGTLVMSNYSSMDGVLYCKPHFEQLFKESGNFSKNFQTGTKAEKQMELNRTPSKLSSLFSGTQDKCAACEKTVYPLEKVTMEGDCFHKTCFRCAHGGCPLTHSSYAALDGVLYCKHHFAQLFMEKGNYSHVLKAANHKRTASSSSTSPAEQIENKPDDESGAEDQTEEQS, via the exons ATGGCATTCACTGGAACTCTTGACAAATGCAAGGCCTGTGATAAGACTGTTTATGTTGTTGACATGTTGTCCCTTGAAGGAATGCCTTATCATAAATCCTGCTTCAAATGCAGCCATTGCAAAGGAACTCTTGTG ATGAGCAACTACTCATCCATGGATGGAGTCCTCTACTGCAAGCCTCATTTCGAGCAACTTTTCAAGGAATCTGGCAATTTTAGCAAGAATTTTCAGACCG GAACAAAAGCTGAGAAACAAATGGAGCTG AATAGAACCCCCAGCAAACTCTCCTCCTTGTTCAGTGGAACCCAAGACAAATGTGCTGCTTGTGAGAAAACTGTGTATCCCTTGGAGAAG GTGACCATGGAAGGAGATTGTTTCCACAAGACATGCTTCAGATGTGCTCATGGAGGTTGCCCTCTCACGCACTCATCATATGCTGCTCTTGATGGAGTTCTTTACTGCAAGCATCACTTTGCTCAGCTCTTCATGGAGAAAGGCAATTACAGCCATGTCCTCAAGGCCGCTAACCACAAAAGaactgcttcttcttcttctacatCCCCTGCTGAACAAATTGAGAATAAACCAGATGATGAATCTGGTGCCGAAGACCAGACAGAGGAGCAATCTTAA
- the LOC102612833 gene encoding K(+) efflux antiporter 2, chloroplastic: MGFACGLQQPNVFEGTRYRISDRLINSRFRYGGFGYNVSNRRIVSKTRSTRNLSKSISYAGCSKSSLVFRGNSDANLWGLYTCKSLFCSFDDFSKLSRGVCPTCQGNDSLAFIDGNGRNVEFSENGDGPEANSLGEEERETKEDAEPPTTDELRELLMNAMKELEVAQLNSTMFEEKAQRISEAAIALKDEAANAWNNVNVTLDMVHEIVNEECIAKEAVHKATMALSLAEARLQVAIESLQDVKQEDDYPEGSTEDDAKSDGKEEDGLLLAAENDIKECQANLANCETELRRLQSKKEELQKEVDRLNEVAEKAQMNALKAEEDVANIMLLAEQAVAFEIEATQRVNDAEIALQRAEKSLSNSSVDISERIKGYVSGDETAVKEEKAGSTDDVNVERDIDVPVNGDYLVSESSHDILPDKVSQSSEELYQSDELIDQENGKLNLDSPKEAEVEAEKSKNVIQTKKQEMQKDLTRESSPVNAPKTLQKKSSRFFPASFFSSAVDGTESTQASIFQGLMEYARKQLPKLVLGFLLFGAGVAFYANQAERSSLQLQQPDVITTSIEEASSNAKPLIREVKKLPKRIKKLLDMLPEQEINEEEASLFDVLWLLLASVIFVPIFQKIPGGSPVLGYLAAGILIGPYGLSIIRHVHGTKAIAEFGVVFLLFNIGLELSVERLSSMKKYVFGLGSAQVLVTAVVVGLVAHFVSGLPGPASIVIGNGLALSSTAVVLQVLQERGESTSRHGRATFSVLLFQDLAVVVLLILIPLISPNSSKGGVGFQAIAEALGVAAVKAAVAITAIIAGGRLLLRPIYKQIAENQNAEIFSANTLLVILGTSLLTARAGLSMALGAFLAGLLLAETEFSLQVESDIAPYRGLLLGLFFMTVGMSIDPKLLLSNFPVITGALGLLIGGKTILVALVGRLFGVSVISAIRTGLLLAPGGEFAFVAFGEAVNQGIMSSQLSSLLFLLVGISMALTPWLAAGGQLIASRFEQHDVRSLLPVESETDDLQDHIILCGFGRVGQIIAQLLSERLIPFVALDVRSDRVAIGRALDLPVYFGDAGSREVLHKVGAERACAAAITLDTPGANYRTVWALSKYFPNVKTFVRAHDIDHGLNLEKAGATAVVPETLEPSLQLAAAVLAQAKLPASEIAATINEFRTRHLSELTELCQASGSSLGYGISRVMSKPKAQSSDSSDESQVAEGTLAI; this comes from the exons ATGGGTTTTGCTTGTGGTTTACAGCAGCCTAATGTGTTTGAGGGTACGAGATACAGAATTTCCGATAGACTAATTAATTCAAGGTTTAGATATGGAGGTTTTGGTTATAATGTTTCCAATCGGAGGATTGTTTCAAAAACCCGGTCCACGAGAAACTTGAGTAAAAGTATTTCATATGCTGGCTGTTCAAAATCAAGTTTGGTTTTTAGAGGAAACTCCGATGCTAATTTGTGGGGTTTGTACACCTGTAAGTCTTTATTTTGTagttttgatgatttttcaaagttgTCAAGGGGAGTTTGTCCAACATGTCAAGGTAATGATTCTTTAGCATTTATTGATGGAAATGGCCGAAATGTTGAGTTTTCTGAAAATGGTGACGGTCCAGAGGCAAATAGCTTGGgcgaagaagaaagagaaacaaaagaagatgCAGAACCACCTACTACTGACGAATTGAGAGAATTATTGATGAATGCAATGAAAGAATTGGAAGTTGCACAGCTGAATAGTACCATGTTTGAGGAGAAGGCTCAGAGAATATCAGAAGCTGCAATAGCATTGAAGGATGAAGCAGCAAATGCTTGGAACAATGTTAATGTCACACTTGATATGGTTCACGAAATTGTGAATGAGGAGTGCATTGCCAAAGAAGCTGTTCATAAAGCAACAATGGCTCTTTCTTTGGCTGAGGCAAGGCTTCAGGTGGCTATTGAATCACTACAAGATGTAAAACAAGAGGATGATTATCCAGAAGGTTCTACAGAGGATGATGCCAAAAGTGATGGTAAAGAAGAGGATGGACTTCTTTTGGCTGCTGAAAATGATATCAAGGAGTGTCAAGCAAATTTAGCAAATTGTGAGACAGAATTGAGACGGTTGCAGAGTAAGAAGGAAGAATTGCAGAAGGAAGTGGATAGATTAAATGAGGTTGCAGAGAAAGCTCAGATGAATGCCTTGAAAGCCGAGGAGGATGTCGCAAACATTATGTTATTAGCAGAGCAAGCCGTTGCTTTTGAGATAGAGGCTACGCAACGTGTGAATGATGCCGAAATTGCATTACAGAGAGCAGAGAAATCGCTCTCCAATTCCTCTGTTGATATCTCTGAAAGAATCAAAGGGTACGTATCAGGTGATGAGACTGCAGTCAAAGAAGAGAAGGCAGGTAGCACTGATGATGTTAATGTTGAAAGAGACATAGATGTGCCAGTTAATGGTGACTATTTGGTCAGCGAGTCTTCACATGATATTCTACCGGATAAAGTCAGCCAGAGTTCTGAGGAATTATACCAATCTGATGAACTGATCGATCAGGAGAATGGAAAGCTGAATTTAGACTCTCCTAAAGAAGCTGAAGTGGAAGCAGAAAAGTCAAAAAATGTTATTCAAACGAAAAAGCAAGAAATGCAGAAAGATCTGACTAGGGAGAGTTCACCCGTTAATGCTCCGAAGACATTGCAGAAAAAATCTTCTCGTTTCTTTCCTGCTTCATTCTTCTCTTCTGCTGTGGACGGGACTGAGTCCACACAAGCATCAATTTTCCAGGGGCTCATGGAATATGCAAGGAAGCAATTGCCTAAGCTGGTTCTTGGCTTTTTGCTCTTTGGAGCAGG GGTTGCCTTTTATGCTAATCAAGCAGAGAGGAGCTCTCTGCAGCTTCAACAACCAGATGTTATTACCACAAGTATTGAAGAAGCTTCTTCAAATGCAAAGCCTCTAATCCGAGAAGTTAAGAAACTTCCTAAGAGAATAAAAAAGCTGCTGGATATGCTTCCTGAGCAAGAG ATAAACGAGGAGGAAGCTTCGCTCTTTGATGTGTTGTGGTTACTTCTTGCAAGTGTAATTTTTGTGCCTATATTTCAGAAAATTCCTGGAg GCAGTCCTGTTCTTGGCTATTTGGCTGCTGGCATCTTGATTGGGCCTTATGGTCTTTCTATAATCCGTCATGTGCATGGAACAAAGGCAATAGCAGAATTCGGAGTTGTTTTCTTGCTATTTAATATTGGCCTTGAG cTTTCTGTTGAAAGGCTAAGTTCCATGAAGAAATATGTTTTTGGATTAGGCTCCGCTCAG GTCTTGGTGACAGCAGTGGTGGTTGGCTTGGTTGCACATTTCGTTTCTGGGCTGCCTGGTCCTGCATCAATAGTCATAGGAAATGGCCTAGCACTGTCTTCTACAGCTGTTGTCCTACAG GTTTTACAGGAGCGAGGCGAGAGCACATCACGCCATGGCCGTGCTACATTCTCTGTCTTACTTTTCCAG GATTTGGCTGTTGTGGTTTTGCTAATACTCATTCCTCTTATTTCACCAAATTCTTCCAAAGGAGGG GTTGGTTTTCAAGCCATTGCTGAAGCTCTTGGAGTGGCTGCTGTGAAGGCAGCTGTTGCCATCACAGCCATAATTGCAGGTGGACGCTTg CTGCTTCGACCAATCTATAAGCAAATTGCAGAAAACCAGAATGCAGAGATATTCTCTGCAAATACGCTCCTTGTGATTCTGGGAACTAGTCTCCTTACCGCCAGG GCTGGACTTTCGATGGCACTGGGAGCATTTTTGGCTGGTTTACTCCTTGCAGAAACTGAATTCTCTTTGCAGGTTGAATCTGATATTGCTCCTTATCGTGGCCTTTTATTGGGTCTCTTCTTCATGACG GTTGGAATGTCAATTGATCCAAAGCttcttctttcaaattttcctGTTATTACGGGGGCATTAGGACTTTTAATAGGTGGCAAGACCATATTGGTTGCTTTAGTTGGTAGACTGTTTGGCGTTTCAGTGATATCTGCAATTAGGACTGGTCTCCTTCTTGCTCCAGGTGGAGAGTTTGCATTTGTGGCTTTTGGTGAAGCTGTTAATCAG GGAATAATGTCTTCTCAGCTATCATCTCTGCTGTTTCTTCTTGTGGGAATTTCAATGGCCCTTACACCATGGCTAGCTGCTGGAGGCCAGTTAATTGCTTCTCGCTTTGAGCAGCATGACGTTCGAAGTTTATTACCTGTTGAGAGTGAG aCTGATGATTTGCAAGATCATATTATCCTCTGTGGATTCGGACGTGTTGGCCAG ATCATTGCTCAGCTTCTGTCAGAGAGACTAATTCCATTCGTTGCTCTTGATGTGCGGAG TGATAGAGTGGCGATTGGGCGTGCCTTGGATCTTCCTGTGTATTTTGGAGACGCTGGAAGTCGGGAG GTCCTCCATAAAGTTGGTGCGGAAAGAGCATGTGCTGCAGCAATAACCTTGGATACACCTGGTGCAAATTATAGAACTGTTTGGGCCTTGAGCAAGTATTTCCCAAATGTCAAGACTTTTGTTCGTGCTCATGACATTGACCATGGTCTCAATTTGGAGAAGGCTGGGGCCACAGCT GTTGTTCCAGAAACCTTGGAACCAAGTTTGCAGTTAGCAGCTGCTGTTCTTGCACAG GCAAAACTGCCCGCGTCAGAGATTGCGGCAACAATCAATGAATTTAGAACTCGCCACCTGTCCGAGCTTACTGAG CTATGTCAAGCAAGTGGAAGTTCACTTGGTTATGGGATTTCTCGGGTAATGAGTAAACCAAAAGCTCAGTCATCAGATTCTTCAGATGAAAGCCAAGTCGCTGAAGGAACACTtgctatataa
- the LOC127901245 gene encoding bifunctional protein FolD 4, chloroplastic-like isoform X2: MGGSRSMIFADCSSSTTARLVPFGRSRLLCGGGALCARRRLHVGVGPSLPASLRTTLTVHSSPSPSLPVMNATMASEASAKVIDGKAVAKQIRDEITGEVSRMKDAIGVVPGLAVILVGDRKDSATYVRNKKKACQSVGINSFEVHLPEDTSEQEVLKHISVFNDDPSVHGILVQLPLPCHIDEQSILNAVSMEKDVDGFHPLNIGRLAMRGREPLFIPCTPKGCIELLHRYGFDIKGKRAVVIGRSNIVGMPAALLLQREDATVSIVHSRTKNPEEITRQADIIISAVGQPNMVRGSWIKPGAVIIDVGINPVEDAKSPRGYRLVGDVCYEEACEVASAITPVPGGVGPMTIAMLLSNTLTSAKRVHNFQ; encoded by the exons ATGGGTGGTTCGAGGTCGATGATATTTGCTGACTGCTCTTCTTCCACGACGGCTCGGCTCGTTCCTTTCGGCCGAAGCCGATTACTTTGCGGCGGAGGCGCCCTTTGTGCTCGGCGGCGTCTTCATGTGGGAGTGGGACCTTCACTTCCTGCCTCTCTCCGTACCACCCTCACCGTCCACTCTTCTCCCTCACCGTCTCTTCCTGTTATGAAcg CAACTATGGCTAGTGAGGCGTCTGCCAAGGTTATTGACGGAAAAGCAGTGGCAAAGCAAATCAGAGATGAGATAACTGGTGAAGTTTCCAGGATGAAGGATGCCATTGGAGTTGTCCCTGGGTTAGCTGTTATTCTTGTTGGAGATAGGAAGGATTCTGCAACTTATGTTCGCAACAAGAAAAAAGCTTGTCAATCTGTGGGGATCAATTCTTTTGAAGTTCATTTACCTGAGGACACCTCTGAACAAGAAGTACTCAAGCATATTTCAGTCTTCAATGATGATCCTTCAGTTCATGGCATCCTTGTGCAGTTGCCTCTGCCTTGT CATATAGATGAGCAGAGCATCTTAAATGCTGTCAGCATGGAGAAAGATGTGGACGGTTTCCACCCGCTGAATATTGGCCGTCTAGCCATGCGAGGTAGAGAACCCTTGTTCATTCCTTGTACGCCTAAAGGTTGCATAGAGTTGTTGCATAGATATGGCTTTGATATCAAAGGAAAAAGGGCTGTCGTGATTGGCCGAAGCAATATTGTTGGGATGCCAGCTGCTTTGTTGCTCCAA AGGGAAGATGCTACTGTTAGTATTGTCCATTCCAGAACTAAGAACCCTGAGGAGATTACGAGACAAGCCGATATCATAATTTCCGCTGTAGGGCAACCAAATATGGTAAGGGGGAGCTGGATAAAACCTGGTGCAGTCATAATTGATGTTGGAATAAACCCAGTCGAG GATGCAAAAAGTCCCCGAGGTTACCGGTTGGTTGGAGATGTTTGCTACGAAGAGGCATGTGAGGTTGCTTCAGCTATCACTCCAGTTCCTGGAGGAGTTGGTCCAATGACTATAGCAATGCTGCTCTCTAATACTCTCACTTCGGCAAAGAGGGTGCACAACTTCCAGTGA
- the LOC127901245 gene encoding bifunctional protein FolD 4, chloroplastic-like isoform X1 has translation MGGSRSMIFADCSSSTTARLVPFGRSRLLCGGGALCARRRLHVGVGPSLPASLRTTLTVHSSPSPSLPVMNVSCSATMASEASAKVIDGKAVAKQIRDEITGEVSRMKDAIGVVPGLAVILVGDRKDSATYVRNKKKACQSVGINSFEVHLPEDTSEQEVLKHISVFNDDPSVHGILVQLPLPCHIDEQSILNAVSMEKDVDGFHPLNIGRLAMRGREPLFIPCTPKGCIELLHRYGFDIKGKRAVVIGRSNIVGMPAALLLQREDATVSIVHSRTKNPEEITRQADIIISAVGQPNMVRGSWIKPGAVIIDVGINPVEDAKSPRGYRLVGDVCYEEACEVASAITPVPGGVGPMTIAMLLSNTLTSAKRVHNFQ, from the exons ATGGGTGGTTCGAGGTCGATGATATTTGCTGACTGCTCTTCTTCCACGACGGCTCGGCTCGTTCCTTTCGGCCGAAGCCGATTACTTTGCGGCGGAGGCGCCCTTTGTGCTCGGCGGCGTCTTCATGTGGGAGTGGGACCTTCACTTCCTGCCTCTCTCCGTACCACCCTCACCGTCCACTCTTCTCCCTCACCGTCTCTTCCTGTTATGAAcg TGTCTTGTTCAGCAACTATGGCTAGTGAGGCGTCTGCCAAGGTTATTGACGGAAAAGCAGTGGCAAAGCAAATCAGAGATGAGATAACTGGTGAAGTTTCCAGGATGAAGGATGCCATTGGAGTTGTCCCTGGGTTAGCTGTTATTCTTGTTGGAGATAGGAAGGATTCTGCAACTTATGTTCGCAACAAGAAAAAAGCTTGTCAATCTGTGGGGATCAATTCTTTTGAAGTTCATTTACCTGAGGACACCTCTGAACAAGAAGTACTCAAGCATATTTCAGTCTTCAATGATGATCCTTCAGTTCATGGCATCCTTGTGCAGTTGCCTCTGCCTTGT CATATAGATGAGCAGAGCATCTTAAATGCTGTCAGCATGGAGAAAGATGTGGACGGTTTCCACCCGCTGAATATTGGCCGTCTAGCCATGCGAGGTAGAGAACCCTTGTTCATTCCTTGTACGCCTAAAGGTTGCATAGAGTTGTTGCATAGATATGGCTTTGATATCAAAGGAAAAAGGGCTGTCGTGATTGGCCGAAGCAATATTGTTGGGATGCCAGCTGCTTTGTTGCTCCAA AGGGAAGATGCTACTGTTAGTATTGTCCATTCCAGAACTAAGAACCCTGAGGAGATTACGAGACAAGCCGATATCATAATTTCCGCTGTAGGGCAACCAAATATGGTAAGGGGGAGCTGGATAAAACCTGGTGCAGTCATAATTGATGTTGGAATAAACCCAGTCGAG GATGCAAAAAGTCCCCGAGGTTACCGGTTGGTTGGAGATGTTTGCTACGAAGAGGCATGTGAGGTTGCTTCAGCTATCACTCCAGTTCCTGGAGGAGTTGGTCCAATGACTATAGCAATGCTGCTCTCTAATACTCTCACTTCGGCAAAGAGGGTGCACAACTTCCAGTGA